The DNA region TGTATCCACTTGAAAGAAGATTTTGACAAAACGACAGCCTCTTTGGTGGAAGCAGATCCAGTTTCCCATGAGCATGGAGGCACTAAGAGTAACATGAGGAGAGCCACTCGCCCCGATTTGatcatgcagcagcagcagcagcagccgtgAACTGTTTGAAAGGTCTACAAGCGGGAGCCAATATAGTTCCAACTGTTTTACCAGATAAAGTAACTTAAAATTGGACTCAAAGTAAGTTATTTCTTTACAGTAAGAGGGAGAAGCAAAAGCACACGACTGCTGCTGCCCACGTGGGTTTTGTTAGTAGCTCAAGTCACCCAACAATTAGTGTCCCAATGACTCTGAGAAACCAAACTGCAAGCTCAAAGCAGAGCAGTAGATGTGACACAAGGGTCAAATGAGCAGAACTCTTATTTCCCAAAAGCATAAAACCACTGTGGTAATATCTGCTTTTTGAGTCATGTTCCAAACTGTTTTTTTGCAACTTCTTTCCCACAATAAATGCAATGTCATTTCGGACCAATGCGAGTCTCTCTAAATGACCGTGCATTTGCAGCGGTTCCATGCTTTGGGGAATCAGCTCATCAGTATTTCTGATGAAGTTCAACACCAAGAGACGACGAGGAATTGCTTTGAGTTTCCTCATCGCGgtttttaagttttttgtttttgccaaGGTTTGATTTAGTTCAAGCTAAGTTTGTTTCCTTCCAAATGGGAATGAAGTAATACATGTTTAAACCCACACATGGCATcaaatacacttttttttttttttagtcacccTTGGCCTATAGTTGTAGCCAGTAATGCATCATGGCATTAAAAATAATGACGATAAGAGACATAATTCAAATTCTTAAAGGCACAGTACATAAACAAATGATTctccatattttttttgtttaaaacaaagaaaagtggGCTGTAATTAAAGACCCCGTGTCTTAAGACTGCTTGCTAGCATCAGTGCTAGCTAGCACTAAGTTCTCGCTGGCATTCCACTGATGGGGAACTTCAGTTTGACCAGCCCCTCGTTCTTTTCCTTCTCAGACCTCAGTAAGTCAATAtatcaacattttaaaaagtggaaacaaaaaaaacaaaaaaaaaacaaaaaacaaagctgtTTCCCTGGCctcttttatgtatgtataagtGTAGGAGACCTCAGCCAGTTCTTATATTTGAATTTATATGCAGACATTTTCCTTTGACGTCTTGCCTATCTCTATACTTTAGAAAAGGTTTTGGCCGGTGATTTACAACATGGCCATGCGTTAAATACAAAGAGGATGTGAGTTACACAGGAAGCCCGACTGGCTTTGGGTGAATGAAGACAAAAACAATGAAGCCAAAACTCAAAttagaaatgggaaaaaaacaaaaaaaaaacaaagattttgcCCTTTCTACAGCTATTTAAGAGAAGTCCACACATTTTAAATCTTAACACGTCCTATCTCAGGGCATTTGAGAAACAACTTGAACTTTAACTGGTTATTTTCTTccagacaaaaaataaaataaaaaatagaaaaataaaagcagcGAGAAAATTTGCTAAAAAGTTCCTCTCTGAGACCAAATATCGTTACTTGCTGGAAGCCAATACAAATCTGTGTCCAGTGTTGAAATGTAACCAAGGGAAATTCAACAATTTCTTTAAATGTGGCCTATATCAAGAGGTGAGATTAAGAAAGAAACCTTTGTAGAAACAAAGGCGGAGATGGAAAGCTCAAGAAAAATCTAAACTGAGAAAAAGACATGAGTGAGTGGGGATGGAGGGCTATATAAATGAGTATAAATAGTTTAATAACATGCATGTGAGTTGTGGGGGATAATGGAGAGACAAACGGGATGAAGAGGAGAGTGTAGAGAAAGGATGGAGGGTGAGTGAGAAGAAGAGAGATGAGTGAAGAGGGGATAGAGACACCTAGTTGCCCCACCAGTCAACTTGAGAGTGTGAGTAGTTGCCTCCGTAGCCGTCACTTGTGTAGAAGTTGCCAAAACCACCTGAGAAGAAGGAGAAACAGGAAAGTTAATGAAGCAAAAGGCTTTCCCTCGTCTACAAGTTCAGGTTGGGCTCAGAAACGTTAGCTTTGTAGGTCTTTTGCCGTCTAAGCCTCCTCACCTCCTCCGAAGCCGCGGTTTCCTCCATGTCCGACCTGGTTGCGACCTCCACGCCCTCCGAATCCTCCTGCGTTGCCTCCAGCGGCCGTCTGACGATAATCGCGGGCTCCAAAACCACCAGAGAACCTGGCGATGAAAATCCAATACACACAAACTCAGTCATACACAAAATAAACTTCACTGCATTTGGACAAAGCAGTGATTTTCTGATATTTATACAGGACTGTGCAAAAGAGCCACTCATCACTTCTTTATACAGTACATGTCCAGGAAAATAGGAATTAGGTGCAGCGACTTACTGACACATGTGCAACAAACATACATACGATACAGTACGTTAGGCAAAAACGAATTTATACATTTTCTTTGAGATTCAAAGTATATATTTTGCACGAGCACccttattcttcaacacagcctgaaccctctcagaccagctttctgtcatttctttcagtcgtcttcaggaatagttctccaggcttcttgaaggacatcccaaagctcttctttggatgtgggctgccttttgttccgttctctgtcagcaTGATCCcgcactgcttcagtaatgttgagctccgggctctggggaggattcatccctccatcagacctgctgccactgattttcagtccacttcttgtgtcctttggcatagctcagccttttctccctgtttcccttccttaagaacggcttcttgacagccacccttccatggagcccatttctgatgaggcttggtccaacagcagatggatcagctgaaggtccagatgcatctttcagctcctgtgtcaggtctttgctggattttttactttttctgaaAGACATCACTTTCTTATACTGTTCATCTGTTTTAATATCTTGTGTTCTCCATATATCCAATTTCCTCAGTTTTTTTAAGGCTACACTGCACCCCATGCTGAGGTAAAGTATACTTTTGCACAGCAGTATATtttaaaatgacacatttacagTCTAAAGGGAGATTGTGTATGTGCGCACCTCTTGGAGCGTCCTCGGTTGCTGCTTTTATGCTGGTGTTCATAGGCCAGACTCTCCAGCCATGAGGGAACTTCCTGTTTAGCCTCTACTAGGATGTCGAGCAGGTCTTTAGTGATGTTTCCGTTTTTGTCATTGAAGAACGATGTGGCCAACCCTACAAAGACCACACATGGGATATAAACGGATCCAGAAACATTGAGTATTTGAAAGATAAAAGCTTTAAACCACAGATATGGTAACTCAGAGGGTTGCTTCCATCGACTTACCTAGGTTTCCGACTCGTCCTGTACGTCCGATACGATGGACATATTCCTCTATGTCACTTGGCAGATCGAAGTTAATAACATGTTTCACATTGGAGATGTCAAGACCTCGAGCTGCAACCTGAGGACAAAAGACAAAAGCATTAAGGGTCACATAAAATAATGGAATACTCTGCATTAAACAGTAAGTTTATCCCTTTTTGTGAGGAAAAGTGATCACTGTGTAAATAATTTTGATTTTTACTGACCGCTGTAGCCACCAGAATGGGACATTTTCCTGATCTGAACTGATTCAAGGCCTCCTCTCTGTCTCGCTGGGAACGGTCGCCATGGATGCTGGTGCAGGCATAGCCCTCCCGATACAGGAAGTCCTCCAAGGCATCAGCGCCTTTCTTGGTCTCCACAAAAACCAGAGTCAACGAGTCCTTTCCTGgtcaaaagagagaaaaaatgcctGCAGTTAATGctgcaaaaaaactaaattcaaCCTGACAGTCGCAGTATGTTTGGACTGATTATTAGAAACTCAACTGAGTTTGGAAAGCCTGTGCAAGCGAAGGCACACGCCATATGAACTACTGACTACACTCTGTGTCAAATAGATGTTGAACTGAAAGTTAAGGGGACACAAAATCATTGGGAACCATTTTCTGGGGAGGATTgaggattgtttttttttttaacacaaaataTACTCCAAGAGTAGCCAAGATCCAAACCTCCCATCCTACTATATGTCATGGATCTGACTTGTAACTGTTGGGGTATGGCTGTACAATGAATAAAATGTAATCTTCTGTTTTGATTACTGGAGCACAGAACAAATAAAACTTTATATTgcgcaaaaaaaattaaacaccaACATGCAAATCAACATTGTTGATTTCCCGGTTTATACAACAAGAGCAAAGTCTGTTGCTTTAGGTGCGATATGTGCATCGATTCAGTTATGAGGTGCATAATCACAGCATTATTGGCAGGTCCTATATTCATTTGAAAGGGTCACTCAGTTGGTGATGTGACACATGCAGGTTCCTTGGATAAAACTGACCACATCGCACTACAGTCAATGTTTTTCCAGGAACAGAATGCAACAGAGGATGCAGTGTggataaagaaaataaagcaactAGCAGGATCAAACTAAACAGCATCTGCAGCACAGAGTTTTCATGCAGGGACTACTACTGCCACAGATGGAAAGACTTTGGTCACTCTGCTCTTTCCCCACTTTTATAATCCATCAACAAATACTTATTGGCCCACATTTAGATCCTCGTGTTGGCTATAAGCCATCATCTCGTAAAAAGACACTTAAAGAGTACAACATGACCAGACTCTCTCCATCAAGGCCATGGGTCTGACATGAAGACGCCACAGCAACACACTGTACATAAAGATGTCACAATAAACTCCTgaactataaaaaaaacaaacgacAGGTATGTTTAATCTAAGCTAAGCACACCTGACTTGTGAAATGGTACACGTAGCCTAAATGAACCGAATAAACAAGGATTCTCCGTCCACAGAGAAGAATAAAGAAGTCAAGCAAACTTAATCAGAATATGAAATGAGATATATAAGTTTTTTGATTGTGGATCTTACCAGGTTTCTCTATGTTGTCTCCAGTATTGTCCTGTACCTCGTTGGGGATGACTTGGGATAAAACCACACCAAAGTTTTTATACCTAATACTTCTGGGTTTTACAGAGGTTTAACGGCTCTACTCAATAGGTGCTTCTCAAAGTCAAGGGTGCTTCCTTGGAAAGATAGGGCATTCAAGGTATGTCCCCTTTAAGGATAGGAAAAACTTAGTCCATGTAATtgggaaagaaagaaacaacacatCATGGAACAGACCTAACAAGGTCACAACAACGCTCACCACCATGAATTATGTCCTATATTCGACAGAGGAAAAACAGATGTGGCTGTAAAACAGCTGGTAGTGGAACAGCTAACAGCCAGTTATACTGGTAAATCAAACTTTGCTCTACTTTGATTGCACACGTTACAAAGCACCATTACAGTGACAACAATTGCggtaaaaactaaaaatgaaatGCATATGGCGCCAGTTTCAATCCATCTCCAGTCAATGCAATCTTCAAAGTCCTTCGAGAAAGTCGATGCACAGAAGCATCCTCGAAATTCACCGAATGAAGGACGAAGTCCTTCAAAGGATGTTTGACATAACTCTTCTTTGCTGAGATTTCACGACGTGGCAATCTTGAGACAAAGCCCCAAAGGATCCTTCCTTGAATTTGAGAAGCACCTAACAACACTGactttgaaaagaaaatggccattttcCCAAGCACAAGCGTGACTTtttagacctttttttttttttctttttaaatgttttctttaaacTCGTTATTCAATATTTGGtgagaaacaacacaaatatGCTCAGGTATGATCACTGCAGTTTTGAAGGCCAACGAAGGGAAAAACAAAGAGCAACTGGATGAAATGTCAACTATAAAACCCGGCGGGTGTTTCTTGCCCAAAGTCTGCTAATTATCGAAAAATTCACGTTTCAATTCAGAAATTTTAAGTGCCATTTATGTATATTTGCAGTGCTATTTTCCAAGACGttaaatattgtgaaatatattttctaaatgttaTGAAATAGTTCAAAGACAAGGGGCGCTGATGGACATTACATTACGGTATGCATGATACAGGTAATGACGTAATGGCTGACATGTAAGGATGACGGTATGATAATGACGAAAGGACAGGGGAAATATAACTGCACTGGGCACAGAAAACTACATTCAGGTGGCAGAATCTACATCAGTAAAAGCTAATTGGGATAATTAATTAACTGGGTGGGAACAAATAAACAAGAGTCATCAGAAAGCAACAGTGAAGGCGAGGTTACACATGACAGTAATAATAGGATACACAGAGGTTTCTAACTTGAATCAGAAGCTCAAAGatgaaacaaacaagcaaacaaaaccatgtttccaagttttttttccactaTGGGCATTAAcactttttcaaaaaaaggcaaaaaccacCCCAGTGAGTAGAAAAAGTTGCCATTTCTATCAACATTTTTGAATGCAACACCTCACAACATGCAAACTAAAATACTGATGGTTATCGGTCGTTATTGCCGATAGATTGTCTCACCTGTGGCACTGAGCAGGTCCAGGAGAAAAGACCTTTTATCGCTCTCTTCAACCCAAACAACTTTCTGAGTAATGTTCTCTGAGGTGGAacccactctgcccactgccAGGAAGATGTACTCCTCCAGGAAATCCCGAGCAAGGATCTGCAGAGGGAGCAGACGTTGGGTTTTTACCAGGCTAGCTTTGCACATTCATTTCCTAACACGAGCTTCCAACTCCTGTTTTCCTGAGTCAGCTCTGGCAGCCGCTCACAAGCTGGCAGGAGAGATTAATCTCTGGAACAGGGAACTGGACTCACTACAAACACACCTGGATCTCTTTAGGAAATGTCGCACTGAACATCAAGGTTTGTCTGATGCCTTTGTGCGGCATGGTGTCCTGTTCAACGATGCGTCTTATCTGTGGTTCAAAGCCCATGTCCAGCATACGATCAGCCTCATCGAGGATGAGGTAGCTAaagagagcagaaaaaaaatggagagaagtttaaaaacataaacaacacCTTATAACTTCATCCGtaattgtgtctgtgtcttaCTTGCAGTAGTCCAGTCCAATCTTGCCTCTCTCCATCATGTCTACCAGCCTACCAGGCGTggccaccagcaggtggcagccTCTCTCCAGCTCTCTAATCTGCTGCCCAATGTCTGCTCCTCCATACACGACGCAGGGGCGCACTCTGGAGCGGTAGGAAAACTAGCGAGAAAACAGCAAGGATGAAGATACACAGTCATTtttcattgcaaaaaaaaaaaaaaaaaaaaaaaaaggaatacgTGCACTGCTTGTATATACCTTCCTGGCTTCATCATATATCTGCAAAGCCAGTTCTCTGGTTGGAGCCAGCACCAGAGCGATCGGGTACTGTTTACGGCGCCCATACTTTCCATTCTCCTGCAAATCCATGAGAACACCAGGTGTCAGTCGAACAGCAATTCTTTTTGGTTTTGAGCTTATGATGGATAAGAAAGTACaggacagagccatcttaaactCAAGTGCAATCTTCACATTAATACAAAACAGGCTACAGGTCTAAAATTACTTGGCGAACGTTTTTTTACTTATGAGCAAACATCCCTAAAGGTGTTATGATATAAAAGGAAGGGGCTGCAAGAGAACTTACAGGATGGGGATCATATAGGGATGTTAGAACTGAACAGTTATGGGGACTGGGTAATTCCCAAAGAACAGAATTTTGAGTAAAACGTTAAAAACTGAGATCAATCACAGTTCCTGTGgggcacacacaaaaaaaaaaaaaaaaaaaaaaggaggaaaaacttCCTTCAACAGTTATAAGAACTAAGAAAAGGTTCCTGGTGTCTGAAAGtactcaattactttttttctGCCTAAAAAATTAGATCTTTCTTTTGTTATTCGGAGGATACACAACAGGACTTTAAGCAAATTAAAGTAAAACATACATGTAAAACCAATTTAACCCAATCTTCAAATTCTCTCGGCAACTGGACCACTCCCTTTTAAAACCACAAGGAAATAAAGTAACAGTTCTGGGGATGCTAGAATTTCTTACCTGTCCCGAGGTTTTAGCTGCGTTAATAGCTTCTCCTGGTCCATCTGTGTAGATCTGGCTGAGAATTGGCAGCAGGAACGCTGCCGTCTTCCCAGAGCCTGAAAAAACATGCACGTTTTTTTCACATGCATCCGGGATCAACAGAGCCATCATTTCAAGGCGTCGTGTCAAAAATCTAGTACCAGTTTATTTTACTCGTTTTGTTTACAGAAGCACGATGCACTACATTTGTGTTACCCGTCTGAGCGCATGCCATGAGGTCCCTCTTGGACTTGATTATAGGAATGGCATATTTCTGAACAGGAGTTGGTCTGGTGTAGCGACTCAGAGCGATGTTGCCCATGACGATCTCACCCATGTCCACATCTTGGAACTATTAGattgcaaacacacacagaaacatttacaaaaagagttttggaaacaaagcctgcgGCTGTATTGTTAGTTAATACCAGCAGCTTACGCTCTCAATGTGGTGAGGGCAGTTCTGTCCCGTTGCCTCGACAGGAATGTCATCATACTTCTCAAAGTTGATCCCAGTGTTACTGCCGGAGAACAACTCACTACAGAAGAACAGAGCAAGTTAGTCAGTGTTGGACAATTTCATGACTTACATCAATTTGTTTGATTGAATTACTTtgacttaaagcgatactccggagtagattcaccctagggtcatttgaaccgtgatatccagccaagtagcccacctgcagttttttcgatattggctgaacatcagccgagttactgagttatcccgaatagcttcgtacaagggttaatggaacctggtccgtatctccaaaattaccacactaaaatcacatgccatgacaccaaacttctacagtagtacaaatatggtctgtactcacaaaacgatgcatttggaagtttgaaaatagtccaggagtttattattatcaacacaagcctgatagcttttctgctgctaaagctgcgtcgacgtcacttctgggagcttcaaagtaagatgagggttgatctactactgtagacaacaaagtatatgctatattctacatgttttttttatgaatttttatgttgtagagttgtgaatttattttatcaatggagaaaattgagcagccttgctttgttgtctacagttgtagatcaaccctcatcttactttgaagctcccagaagtgacgtcgacgcagctttagcagcagaaaagctatcaggcttgtgttgataataataaactcctggactattttcaaacttccaaatgcatcgttttgtgagtacagaccatatttgtactactgtagaagtttggtgtcatggcatgtgattttagtgtggtaattttggagatactgccaggttccattaacccttgtactaagctattcgggataactcagtaactcagctgatgttcagccaatatcgaaaaaactgcgggtgggctacttggctggatatcacggttcaaatgaccctaggttgaatctactccggagtatcgctttaatatGAATGTCTCACGGCTGTTTGGTTTTTATAATAATTTTATTTCAATGTCTAAACGCTGGACTGGTCAActaattatctttttatttggtACTTCTTATACTTTGTAAGAGTTGGGATGAACTGCAAGACCTTCTATTCAGAACCACAACAAAATCTAAATCATGCCTCGATTTGGAAATCTGCAGACATCTGCAGGGAATTTAGTTACTGTTCCAGGATTTCCATGTGCTGAAGGAAAAAGGACTTTTAGGTAACAATTCTCACTTAAATTAACTATTAGTTGTTCTCGTAACTGATCAGTTCTCTAAATCCAACTTGTTATTCTATGACACAACATCCAATAAAATCCCAACAATACCAGTGAGAAAGGGATTTTACAATCAAAGCATTTACAAATGAATGGTCACTGACACATCCTACTGAAGTACTAAACGTATTAGGTTATCCATCTCTCCTGATCTGGAGCACAACCAGTTCATGGGGTGAAGCAGACTCACTGTTCGACGCGTTCGTTACGTGGTGTTGGTTTGGACCAGTCTCCTTCATCCCTGGACTCATCCACCCAGCGGCTGTTgcctcctccaccaccaccaccaccaccaccaaatCCACCATGTTCAAACCTGAGCACAGCACACAAAGGCCAACGTATGGTGTTGCTAAAATGCTTTCCAACAAACCACACCTACCCAACTCTACTTTTTAACAGCATGCTATGTCAGGCATTATTTGAGAAACTGTTCTGCCATCATAACAGAGGTGCTTTCTGTTCTGTGGAGCATCAATCGGAAGATATTTCAGAGCTCACCTTCCTCTGTTAGCATTGCTTCTGTCATTAAAGAATGCAGACTTCCCTCGGTTATTGCCGAAACTGCTGTAGGCATCCTTGGTAGTGTTCCAGCCACCTGCATCTAACAGCAGCATTGATGAGAAAGCATCAGAGGCTGGCTTTATACATACAGCGTTACAGAACAGTTTCAAATCACACTCTGGAGAAAAGTACAGATGGTCTTTGAATTGAATCACGAGCAATGTTTACAATAAAACGTTATTCACACAATGTATTTACGATCGCTCTggattttatattttaaaaaaaacaaaaaaaactttttgcaAGCAAACAGTTGGTATTTTTGACTTTGTGCAGTCTCACATTCACAAACAGACCACTGGCATTTCAGTGTTACCTGCGAGTCCCTTCCCTCATTTTCATTTACAGTTAACAGCACAGAATTTCATTTCTAAATGCAGTCAAGCTAAACCATGCTTTTATTCTCATACCCACCAAAGGCCATGGGCTGTGCCGGGTTGATGGGGTTGATGGCGTTGATGGGGTTGAATGAGCCACCCCTGTTGCCTCGGTAACCACCTCCCCCAACACCTCCTCGTCCTCTCTCCATGCGAGGTGGGCCACGGTTAAAGGAGTTGCCAGTGATGCGGTTGTCGTGGTAGCCGTTAACAAAGTTGTTGCGCCC from Odontesthes bonariensis isolate fOdoBon6 chromosome 11, fOdoBon6.hap1, whole genome shotgun sequence includes:
- the LOC142391866 gene encoding putative ATP-dependent RNA helicase Pl10 isoform X1, with amino-acid sequence MSHVAVENAHGLEQQLAVLDLSAPDGQGGGTNIGNAFAAGRQGGYTIAPAANYGWDGGRNNFVNGYHDNRITGNSFNRGPPRMERGRGGVGGGGYRGNRGGSFNPINAINPINPAQPMAFDAGGWNTTKDAYSSFGNNRGKSAFFNDRSNANRGRFEHGGFGGGGGGGGGGNSRWVDESRDEGDWSKPTPRNERVEHELFSGSNTGINFEKYDDIPVEATGQNCPHHIESFQDVDMGEIVMGNIALSRYTRPTPVQKYAIPIIKSKRDLMACAQTGSGKTAAFLLPILSQIYTDGPGEAINAAKTSGQENGKYGRRKQYPIALVLAPTRELALQIYDEARKFSYRSRVRPCVVYGGADIGQQIRELERGCHLLVATPGRLVDMMERGKIGLDYCNYLILDEADRMLDMGFEPQIRRIVEQDTMPHKGIRQTLMFSATFPKEIQILARDFLEEYIFLAVGRVGSTSENITQKVVWVEESDKRSFLLDLLSATVIPNEVQDNTGDNIEKPGKDSLTLVFVETKKGADALEDFLYREGYACTSIHGDRSQRDREEALNQFRSGKCPILVATAVAARGLDISNVKHVINFDLPSDIEEYVHRIGRTGRVGNLGLATSFFNDKNGNITKDLLDILVEAKQEVPSWLESLAYEHQHKSSNRGRSKRFSGGFGARDYRQTAAGGNAGGFGGRGGRNQVGHGGNRGFGGGGFGNFYTSDGYGGNYSHSQVDWPRCTRAVTAEALASQKWGSVWMS
- the LOC142391866 gene encoding putative ATP-dependent RNA helicase Pl10 isoform X3, with product MSHVAVENAHGLEQQLAVLDLSAPDGQGGGTNIGNAFAAGRQGGYTIAPAANYGWDGGRNNFVNGYHDNRITGNSFNRGPPRMERGRGGVGGGGYRGNRGGSFNPINAINPINPAQPMAFGGWNTTKDAYSSFGNNRGKSAFFNDRSNANRGRFEHGGFGGGGGGGGGGNSRWVDESRDEGDWSKPTPRNERVEHELFSGSNTGINFEKYDDIPVEATGQNCPHHIESFQDVDMGEIVMGNIALSRYTRPTPVQKYAIPIIKSKRDLMACAQTGSGKTAAFLLPILSQIYTDGPGEAINAAKTSGQENGKYGRRKQYPIALVLAPTRELALQIYDEARKFSYRSRVRPCVVYGGADIGQQIRELERGCHLLVATPGRLVDMMERGKIGLDYCNYLILDEADRMLDMGFEPQIRRIVEQDTMPHKGIRQTLMFSATFPKEIQILARDFLEEYIFLAVGRVGSTSENITQKVVWVEESDKRSFLLDLLSATVIPNEVQDNTGDNIEKPGKDSLTLVFVETKKGADALEDFLYREGYACTSIHGDRSQRDREEALNQFRSGKCPILVATAVAARGLDISNVKHVINFDLPSDIEEYVHRIGRTGRVGNLGLATSFFNDKNGNITKDLLDILVEAKQEVPSWLESLAYEHQHKSSNRGRSKRFSGGFGARDYRQTAAGGNAGGFGGRGGRNQVGHGGNRGFGGGGFGNFYTSDGYGGNYSHSQVDWPRCTRAVTAEALASQKWGSVWMS
- the LOC142391866 gene encoding putative ATP-dependent RNA helicase Pl10 isoform X6, which produces MSHVAVENAHGLEQQLAVLDLSAPDGQGGGTNIGNAFAAGRQGGYTIAPAANYGWDGGRNNFVNGYHDNRITGNSFNRGPPRMERGRGGVGGGGYRGNRGGSFNPINAINPINPAQPMAFDAGGWNTTKDAYSSFGNNRGKSAFFNDRSNANRGRFEHGGFGGGGGGGGGGNSRWVDESRDEGDWSKPTPRNERVEHELFSGSNTGINFEKYDDIPVEATGQNCPHHIESFQDVDMGEIVMGNIALSRYTRPTPVQKYAIPIIKSKRDLMACAQTGSGKTAAFLLPILSQIYTDGPGEAINAAKTSGQENGKYGRRKQYPIALVLAPTRELALQIYDEARKFSYRSRVRPCVVYGGADIGQQIRELERGCHLLVATPGRLVDMMERGKIGLDYCNYLILDEADRMLDMGFEPQIRRIVEQDTMPHKGIRQTLMFSATFPKEIQILARDFLEEYIFLAVGRVGSTSENITQKVVWVEESDKRSFLLDLLSATGKDSLTLVFVETKKGADALEDFLYREGYACTSIHGDRSQRDREEALNQFRSGKCPILVATAVAARGLDISNVKHVINFDLPSDIEEYVHRIGRTGRVGNLGLATSFFNDKNGNITKDLLDILVEAKQEVPSWLESLAYEHQHKSSNRGRSKRFSGGFGARDYRQTAAGGNAGGFGGRGGRNQVGHGGNRGFGGGGFGNFYTSDGYGGNYSHSQVDWPRCTRAVTAEALASQKWGSVWMS